A portion of the Phycisphaerales bacterium AB-hyl4 genome contains these proteins:
- the astD gene encoding succinylglutamate-semialdehyde dehydrogenase, whose protein sequence is MHSHLIDNQWQVGSGQPFASLNPATGEIVWQGRAATNAEVATAIASARCAAPAWAARPLDERIVLLRNFGKQLETHREAIAEAISLEVGKPRWEATGEVGTMLAKVPTTIEAYHDRLREAEVDLGTARGVTRHKPHGVLGVFGPFNFPGHLPNGHLVPALLAGNTVVFKPSEHTPLTAQRMVELWLDAGLPEGVVNLVQGGRETGIALTEHTGHDGLLFTGSLGTGVALRYAMVDKPEKILALEMGGNNPLLVHEVNDLDAAAYMTIQSAYATAGQRCTCARRLIVVNDEAGDRFVERLTDMIGRVRIGAYTDDPEPFAGPVISSATADHLLNAQVALIDGGAQPIVEMRRLNGNSNAMLSPGLLDVTPMKQRDDNELFGPLLQLIRVPDFEAGIAEANRTAYGLVAGLLSNNTDRYDHFYQRVRAGLINFNRPTTGASGKLPFGGVGRSGNHRPSGYFAVDYCTYPVASLESDDLTMPDKLPPGIDAER, encoded by the coding sequence ATGCACAGCCACTTGATAGACAACCAATGGCAAGTCGGCTCAGGCCAGCCGTTCGCATCATTGAACCCCGCGACGGGCGAGATCGTGTGGCAGGGCCGAGCGGCAACCAACGCTGAAGTAGCCACAGCCATCGCGTCGGCTCGATGCGCCGCCCCCGCATGGGCCGCGCGGCCGCTGGATGAGCGCATCGTGCTGTTGCGAAACTTTGGCAAACAACTCGAAACGCATCGCGAGGCAATCGCTGAGGCAATCAGCCTGGAAGTAGGCAAACCACGCTGGGAAGCAACCGGCGAGGTCGGCACGATGCTCGCCAAAGTGCCCACGACAATCGAAGCGTATCATGATCGACTTCGTGAAGCCGAAGTTGATCTCGGCACGGCACGGGGCGTCACACGCCACAAGCCACACGGCGTGCTCGGTGTGTTCGGCCCGTTCAACTTCCCCGGCCATCTGCCCAACGGCCACCTCGTACCCGCCCTGCTCGCAGGTAATACCGTCGTATTCAAGCCCAGTGAGCACACCCCGCTCACCGCACAACGCATGGTTGAACTCTGGCTCGATGCCGGTCTGCCCGAAGGCGTCGTCAACCTCGTGCAAGGCGGCCGAGAGACTGGCATCGCGCTGACCGAGCACACCGGCCACGACGGCCTGCTGTTCACCGGCAGCCTGGGCACGGGTGTGGCGCTGCGATATGCCATGGTCGACAAGCCGGAGAAAATCCTCGCGCTGGAGATGGGCGGCAACAACCCGCTGCTGGTGCATGAAGTCAACGATCTGGACGCAGCGGCATACATGACCATCCAGTCGGCCTACGCGACGGCGGGACAGCGATGCACCTGCGCCCGTCGGCTGATCGTGGTCAACGACGAGGCAGGCGATCGCTTCGTTGAACGGTTGACCGACATGATCGGCCGCGTGCGCATCGGCGCGTACACCGACGACCCCGAACCCTTCGCAGGGCCGGTGATTTCATCAGCCACGGCGGATCACTTGCTCAACGCGCAAGTAGCGCTGATCGATGGCGGCGCTCAGCCGATCGTCGAGATGCGCCGACTCAACGGCAACTCAAACGCCATGCTCTCGCCAGGCCTGCTCGACGTTACGCCCATGAAGCAACGAGACGACAACGAACTGTTCGGCCCCCTGCTGCAATTGATCCGCGTGCCCGACTTCGAAGCCGGCATCGCCGAGGCCAATCGCACGGCCTACGGCCTCGTCGCGGGTCTGCTATCCAACAACACCGATCGTTACGACCATTTCTACCAACGTGTCCGCGCAGGCCTGATCAACTTCAACCGCCCCACCACCGGCGCCAGCGGCAAGCTGCCGTTCGGCGGCGTCGGTCGAAGCGGGAACCATCGTCCCAGCGGCTACTTCGCCGTCGACTATTGCACGTACCCCGTTGCCTCGCTGGAAAGCGATGATTTGACCATGCCCGACAAACTCCCGCCGGGCATCGACGCGGAACGTTAA
- a CDS encoding carbon storage regulator, giving the protein MLALTRRVGEEVVIGDPKNPIGVIRVVEVHGDKVRLGFDFPHDVEINRRELAEQKARNPEGKPRDEGARK; this is encoded by the coding sequence ATGCTCGCATTGACCCGACGCGTCGGTGAAGAAGTTGTCATCGGCGACCCGAAAAATCCAATCGGCGTGATCCGCGTGGTTGAAGTCCATGGCGACAAGGTTCGCCTCGGCTTTGACTTCCCGCATGACGTGGAAATCAACCGCCGCGAGCTCGCCGAGCAGAAGGCACGCAACCCCGAGGGCAAGCCCCGTGACGAAGGGGCGAGGAAGTAA
- a CDS encoding NifU family protein, translating into MNTPPSSSNDAASVHQRVNAVLNRIRPAVQSDGGDLELVEVTDEGVVKIRLHGACVGCPSSSMTLQMGIERNVREKVPEVVAVEQVP; encoded by the coding sequence ATGAATACACCGCCTTCCTCATCCAACGACGCGGCCAGCGTGCACCAACGGGTGAACGCCGTGCTGAACCGCATTCGCCCGGCGGTGCAGTCCGACGGCGGCGACCTGGAACTGGTCGAAGTCACGGACGAGGGGGTGGTCAAGATTCGGCTGCACGGGGCGTGCGTGGGCTGCCCCTCCAGCTCGATGACGTTGCAGATGGGTATCGAACGCAACGTCCGCGAGAAGGTGCCCGAAGTTGTCGCCGTCGAGCAAGTGCCTTAA
- the mtnP gene encoding S-methyl-5'-thioadenosine phosphorylase, whose protein sequence is MTDTPLRIGIIGGTGLGDALGAEAGETRELDTPFGKPSSPITLTQWHGVEIAILQRHGPGHVFNPTHVPYRANIHALKSLGVTHVLASGATGSLQEHIQPGQLVIADQVIDRTHRRAKTFYEHAAVHVEFSEPFCPVMRQWLLAAAKRLDSDVKVHDGGTYVCMEGPAFSTKAESHMHRQMGGDLIGMTCMPEAKLAREAELAYALIAMPTDYDCWRPHTSDQPVQALLEEIMGNLKRATTANISLMKAALSDVTLLSQQPSPAHDALKLAIWSDKSKLDPAEVERLSVLWGRYFEQAEVG, encoded by the coding sequence ATGACTGATACCCCCCTGCGAATCGGCATCATCGGCGGCACCGGCCTCGGCGACGCGCTCGGCGCGGAAGCCGGCGAAACACGCGAACTCGACACGCCGTTCGGCAAGCCCAGCTCGCCCATCACACTCACGCAATGGCATGGGGTGGAGATCGCCATCCTTCAGCGCCACGGGCCCGGCCACGTGTTCAACCCCACCCACGTGCCCTACCGCGCGAACATCCACGCGTTGAAAAGCCTCGGCGTCACACACGTGCTCGCCAGCGGCGCAACCGGCTCGTTGCAGGAACACATCCAGCCGGGCCAACTTGTCATTGCCGACCAGGTCATCGACCGCACGCATCGCCGCGCGAAGACGTTTTACGAGCATGCGGCTGTGCACGTGGAGTTTTCCGAACCGTTCTGTCCGGTGATGCGACAATGGCTGCTCGCCGCGGCGAAGCGGCTTGACAGTGATGTGAAAGTGCACGACGGCGGGACGTACGTCTGCATGGAAGGGCCTGCCTTTTCGACCAAGGCCGAGTCGCATATGCATCGGCAAATGGGCGGCGACCTGATCGGCATGACCTGCATGCCCGAAGCGAAGCTCGCGCGGGAAGCGGAACTGGCGTATGCGTTGATCGCGATGCCGACCGACTATGACTGCTGGCGGCCACACACTTCCGACCAGCCGGTGCAGGCGTTGCTCGAAGAGATCATGGGCAACCTCAAGCGGGCGACGACGGCCAACATCTCGCTCATGAAGGCAGCGCTCAGCGACGTCACCCTGCTCTCGCAGCAGCCGAGCCCGGCCCATGATGCGTTGAAGCTGGCGATCTGGTCCGACAAGTCGAAACTCGACCCCGCCGAGGTGGAACGGTTGTCGGTGTTGTGGGGAAGGTACTTCGAGCAGGCGGAGGTGGGGTGA